AAGGAAGCGAAGATTGGGTTAAGCCAGGGCGGTATCCCTATCGGTTCAGTGCTTGTGAAAAACGGAAAAGTTATCGGAAGGGGGCATAATAAACGCGTGCAGGAGAAAGACCAGATTTTACACGCGGAAATTGATTGCCTGCGTAACGCAGGAAGAGTTGGAAATTACAAAGAGGTTGTTTTGTATTCAACTCTTATGCCTTGTTATTTATGCGCCGGAGCAGTTGTGCAATTTGGGATTAAAGAAGTAATCGTCGGTGAGTCAGAGACTTTTCCCGGGGCAAGAGAATTTATGGAATCAAAGGGAGTAGAGGTTATTGATTTAAACATTGAAGAGTGTAAGCAGTTGATGCGCGATTTTATCAAAGATAATCCTAAGCTTTGGGATGAAGATATCGGGAAGTTATAGGTGTAAATCTTGTTTTAAGCCCGCAGGGACGAATAATACACTTCTAAAAAAATAACATTGGAGATAAAAAATGAAAAGATTTATTTTATATTTAATCCGTTGGCAATTAAGTACCCCAATCCTTTGGTTAGTTGTAAAACAGATGGGGACGAGCCTTTATTCAACTGTTATCGCTAATTTAATTGGTGGAGCAATATTCTTCTGGGTGGATAAGTTTATTTTTACTTCTCAGGCAATAGAAGTATGGCATATTAAGGAGGGGAAGTGCGATAAGTGCGGAGTAAACTCGCATCTTTGGAGGCTGGTAAAGACAGCTGGGTACGATAAGAGCCAGTCAAAGCCGGTATTTTTATGCATGAAATGTTCAAAAGAAAAAACAGATGAATTAAGGGCGCAGGGGATACCTGTCCGGGGGAAAAGTAAATAGAAAGTAAAGCTTTGGAGAAAGGAAGTGTATTATGAATGCTATAAAAACTAAATCACTTGAGAATTTGGAACAGAAAATGGAAAATTTAGATCAGAACTCTTTAAGATACCATGTTTTAGAGAGCGCCAAGAGCTTTAAGACTTCATGGCTTGATTTGGGGCGCTCCCTTTATTCTGTTTGGAAAGATAAATTGTATAAAGATTGGGGTTATACAGAATTTGATATTTATACTGTAAAGGAAATTGGTATCAGGAAACAAACCGCGATGAAGCTTTTAAAATCATATTATTTTCTAGAGAAGGAAGAGCCCGGGTATCTGCAGAAAGAATTCTCTGAAACTGCCAATGCTGCACAGCTCCCGAGCTATGAATCCGTTGACCTTTTGCGTACGGCGAAAAACAAAAAAACTATTGATGAGGAAGATTACAATAATCTAAAGAAAGATATTTTTGAAAAAGGTAA
This window of the Candidatus Omnitrophota bacterium genome carries:
- a CDS encoding nucleoside deaminase, which encodes MDKFMLEAIKEAKIGLSQGGIPIGSVLVKNGKVIGRGHNKRVQEKDQILHAEIDCLRNAGRVGNYKEVVLYSTLMPCYLCAGAVVQFGIKEVIVGESETFPGAREFMESKGVEVIDLNIEECKQLMRDFIKDNPKLWDEDIGKL